A segment of the Candidatus Saccharimonadales bacterium genome:
AACACGGTGGGACGTATAGGTTCTCCTTGAACGTCTTGGGTTGGCCGAAGGGGTACTCGTTGAGGTACTTGCCAGCCAGCATGGTGCTGTAACCAGCTTCCTCCAACCAGCACGGCAGGTATCTGCCGGTGGACTCGAACAACTCCTTGAATAGGCCGTGCCCGCCGGAGTTGCCGAGGCTGTCTTTGATGACGTTGACCCAGACCTGATGGTGGCGCGGTAGCAACCCCGTCAGGAAGCTGGCTCGCGCTGGACAGCAGTTTGGGATGTTGCTCACCGCGTTGGTGAACATCATTCCTTCGCTGCTTAGGAGTTCATACGTGCTGGGCATGTACTTTGGGGTAAGCAGGTCGGCGCGCATGTCATCTGTCATGATGACGATGACATTGGGCCGAGTCTCAACCTCTTGAGCTCCGGCTGCCGGGCTAACTACGACAAGCGTAGCGGCGACGAGTGTCAGGGCTACCATTCTAATCCTCATTTTTATCTCCAGACTTCGACTGAAAAAGTACCTAACTACAAGACTTTTCCTGGCCCCGTAATTTGGCGCTACTCTATAATTTAATCAGATAAATTGCAAGCACAAGCAGTGCACCCCTGGCGACAGGGCTTGGTTAGTAGTATTATTAGGTTGAAGATGAGCGAGATGTTTCATAAGATTGCCGCCAAAGTATCGAATTTGGTTGGGTCGCCGCTGGCATTTTTGGTAGCGCTGGTGGCTATTGCTGTTTGGGC
Coding sequences within it:
- a CDS encoding sulfatase-like hydrolase/transferase, whose product is MRIRMVALTLVAATLVVVSPAAGAQEVETRPNVIVIMTDDMRADLLTPKYMPSTYELLSSEGMMFTNAVSNIPNCCPARASFLTGLLPRHHQVWVNVIKDSLGNSGGHGLFKELFESTGRYLPCWLEEAGYSTMLAGKYLNEYPFGQPKTFKENLYVPPCWTEWYGMNYAKSSSEDPVIPGSGGLLYKRYLNHDEVVLNQHGRVRFVRWRSSSDNPYLKAGKADGTRSMARPSGEITRKKNVKSVYATDVVTNRTRSFIRRKSEAGQPFFAFVSMYA